ATGATCGGGATCACCTGAGCGGCGAACGCCTCGTTCAGCTCGACCACGTCCACGTCGCTCATCGTCATCCCCGCGCGCTGCAGCACGTTGCGGATAGCGCCGATCGGCGCGACGCCCATGATCTCCGGCTCGAGGCCGCTCGTGGCCGACGCGATCACGCGCGCACGCGGCTTCAGCCCGAGCTCCTTCGCGCGCGCGTCCGACATGACGAGCACCGCGGCGGCGCCGTCGTTCAGCGGGCAGGAGTTGCCCGCGGTCACGC
The sequence above is a segment of the Thermoleophilaceae bacterium genome. Coding sequences within it:
- a CDS encoding acetyl-CoA C-acyltransferase, producing the protein VTAGNSCPLNDGAAAVLVMSDARAKELGLKPRARVIASATSGLEPEIMGVAPIGAIRNVLQRAGMTMSDVDVVELNEAFAAQVIPIMNECDIPLEKLNPHGGAIALGHPFGMTGARIMATLLNDLESDDKQIGLETMCVAGGQGMAMLVERLN